The following are encoded together in the Janthinobacterium sp. Marseille genome:
- a CDS encoding DUF2924 domain-containing protein has protein sequence MSTHIPTPSTPPSVAAQIARLPDLPMADIKALWQQLVGGETPTHNRQFLERRIAYRLQEAEFRKVNANLLDRNQRRIASLVETGKVKKRDRDYRPAAGTVLVREYKGVEYRVIATTDGQYEFQSRMYPSLSMIAREITGMRWSGPLFFGLRPPSNAKAKPSTKKRGAR, from the coding sequence ATGAGCACGCACATACCAACACCTTCAACGCCACCTTCGGTGGCAGCGCAAATCGCCAGATTGCCGGATCTGCCGATGGCCGACATCAAAGCGCTCTGGCAACAGCTGGTCGGGGGTGAAACGCCCACCCACAACCGCCAGTTCCTTGAGCGACGCATTGCGTACCGGCTGCAGGAGGCAGAATTCCGCAAGGTCAACGCCAATCTGCTGGACCGCAACCAACGCCGCATCGCATCGCTAGTGGAAACCGGCAAGGTGAAGAAGCGTGACCGCGATTACCGTCCGGCTGCTGGCACGGTGCTGGTCCGGGAATACAAAGGTGTCGAATACCGCGTGATCGCGACCACCGACGGCCAATATGAGTTCCAGAGTCGCATGTACCCGAGCCTGTCGATGATCGCCCGCGAGATCACTGGCATGCGCTGGTCGGGGCCCTTGTTCTTTGGGCTCAGGCCGCCATCCAACGCCAAGGCCAAGCCATCCACCAAGAAGAGAGGTGCACGATGA